The following proteins are co-located in the Syngnathus scovelli strain Florida chromosome 21, RoL_Ssco_1.2, whole genome shotgun sequence genome:
- the tepsin gene encoding AP-4 complex accessory subunit Tepsin isoform X1, which translates to MASFMERLAFLQKVPTLMKATADDESPCPGYIFQEIGKISHESLANDQCLLEYLLERLQVESCHVKLKVLKIFVHLCGHGSKHFLTELRRNSTFIQQASVYSGPPDPIHGTALYQKVRNTAQEVARLLFTDSFYVKTGVLPLNMATSTMGMGSAATHKGGMQGFGYNPGKQGTGNDSLLDKIQKAAEVVASAVLPPTEHQGIRLHDNHYRAVVAPSAPIEVAVPACAYSLPAHKLKVTTGSTRCPGQIGGGWEETDSGNNSSHNSSQDISTNSRASAGSKSACTGSQSGASRESSGDLSERVEALQLGDCGQEMALISKLMEGSRVFLSNEESQHFTKECSTLNCEVVVELLSNRLQDPSSTVNMRALCAVACLMTADLLSLEQIFGATQRRLRQLSEGPPGPVANKSMKILRQFKALMGGVHDTPKQDQASDSHQANQTSSQLLISPLVVGNCEKPLPAPIRTEVTAIQDDEGIEPCAARLSLFSGMNLVSRAKTTESHVDPDSLQDSLKENHPNPPASSESSQQSSAFSFLNS; encoded by the exons ATGGCTTCTTTCATGGAACGGTTAGCTTTCCTTCAGAAA GTCCCGACTTTGATGAAGGCAACAGCAGATGATGAGAGCCCTTGTCCTGGGTACATTTTCCAAGAAATTGGAA AAATCTCCCACGAGTCTTTGGCAAATGATCAATGTTTATTGGAGTACCTGCTCGAGAGGCTTCAGGTTGAGTCTTgtcatgtcaaactcaag GTGCTGAAGATCTTTGTTCATTTGTGCGGCCATGGCTCCAAACATTTCCTCACTGAACTCAGGAGGAATTCCACCTTCATTCAGCAGGCATCAG tatacaGTGGGCCACCTGATCCCATCCACGGCACGGCTTTGTATCAGAAAGTGAGAAACACTGCAcag gaAGTTGCGCGactacttttcactgattcattTTATGTGAAAACTGGTGTGCTGCCTTTAAACATGGCAACTTCAACAATGG GTATGGGATCAGCAGCCACCCACAAGGGAGGAATGCAAGGCTTTGGGTATAATCCAGGAAAGCAGGGGACAG GCAACGACTCACTTCTAGATAAGATCCAGAAAGCTGCAGAAGTAGTGGCCAGTGCCGTCCTCCCTCCGACAGAACACCAGGGCATCCGTCTCCACGACAACCACTACCGAGCTGTAGTGGCGCCATCTGCGCCAATAGAAGTAGCTGTACCAGCATGTGCCTACAGCCTGCCTGCTCACAAACTTAAAG tcaCTACAGGATCAACCCGATGTCCAGGGCAGATCGGAGGCGGCTGGGAAGAGACTGACAGTGGCAACAATTCCTCTCACAACTCATCTCAGGACATCTCCACCAATAGCAGAGCCTCAGCAGGTAGCAAGTCGGCGTGCACCGGGAGCCAATCGGGAGCCAGCAGAGAAAGCAGCGGAGACCTATCAGAGCG GGTTGAAGCGTTGCAGTTGGGCGACTGCGGTCAGGAGATGGCGCTCATTAGCAAGTTGATGGAAGGCTCCAGAGTGTTTCTATCCAACGAGGAGAGCCAGCACTTTACCAAAGA GTGCTCTACTCTCAACTGTGAGGTTGTGGTGGAGTTGCTCTCCAACAGGCTACAAGATCCCTCCAGCACTGTTAACATG AGGGCGTTGTGCGCTGTAGCCTGCCTTATGACTGCCGACCTTCTGTCTCTCGAGCAAATATTTGGAGCAACGCAACGTCGGCTCCGTCAACTCAGCGAGGGCCCTCCAGGACCAGTGGCCAACAAATCCATGAAG ATCCTGAGACAGTTCAAGGCCCTGATGGGTGGCGTTCACGATACCCCCAAACAGGATCAGGCCAGCGACAGTCATCAAGCCAACCAGACGTCCAGCCAACTACTCATTTCACCATTAGTTGTGGGCAACTGTGAGAAACCGCTCCCGGCTCCTATTAGGACTGAGGTGACTGCCATTCAAGACGACGAGGGTATTGAGCCATGTGCCGCCAGACTCTCCCTGTTCAGTGGTATGAATTTGGTGAGCAGGGCAAAGACTACCGAGTCCCACGTAGACCCAGACTCACTACAGGACTCTCTAAAAGAGAACCACCCCAACCCCCCAGCTTCGTCTGAGAGCAGCCAACAGTCGTCCGCTTTCTCGTTTCTCAACTCTTGA
- the tepsin gene encoding AP-4 complex accessory subunit tepsin isoform X2, producing MASFMERLAFLQKVPTLMKATADDESPCPGYIFQEIGKISHESLANDQCLLEYLLERLQVESCHVKLKVLKIFVHLCGHGSKHFLTELRRNSTFIQQASVYSGPPDPIHGTALYQKVRNTAQEVARLLFTDSFYVKTGVLPLNMATSTMGMGSAATHKGGMQGFGYNPGKQGTGNDSLLDKIQKAAEVVASAVLPPTEHQGIRLHDNHYRAVVAPSAPIEVAVPACAYSLPAHKLKGSTRCPGQIGGGWEETDSGNNSSHNSSQDISTNSRASAGSKSACTGSQSGASRESSGDLSERVEALQLGDCGQEMALISKLMEGSRVFLSNEESQHFTKECSTLNCEVVVELLSNRLQDPSSTVNMRALCAVACLMTADLLSLEQIFGATQRRLRQLSEGPPGPVANKSMKILRQFKALMGGVHDTPKQDQASDSHQANQTSSQLLISPLVVGNCEKPLPAPIRTEVTAIQDDEGIEPCAARLSLFSGMNLVSRAKTTESHVDPDSLQDSLKENHPNPPASSESSQQSSAFSFLNS from the exons ATGGCTTCTTTCATGGAACGGTTAGCTTTCCTTCAGAAA GTCCCGACTTTGATGAAGGCAACAGCAGATGATGAGAGCCCTTGTCCTGGGTACATTTTCCAAGAAATTGGAA AAATCTCCCACGAGTCTTTGGCAAATGATCAATGTTTATTGGAGTACCTGCTCGAGAGGCTTCAGGTTGAGTCTTgtcatgtcaaactcaag GTGCTGAAGATCTTTGTTCATTTGTGCGGCCATGGCTCCAAACATTTCCTCACTGAACTCAGGAGGAATTCCACCTTCATTCAGCAGGCATCAG tatacaGTGGGCCACCTGATCCCATCCACGGCACGGCTTTGTATCAGAAAGTGAGAAACACTGCAcag gaAGTTGCGCGactacttttcactgattcattTTATGTGAAAACTGGTGTGCTGCCTTTAAACATGGCAACTTCAACAATGG GTATGGGATCAGCAGCCACCCACAAGGGAGGAATGCAAGGCTTTGGGTATAATCCAGGAAAGCAGGGGACAG GCAACGACTCACTTCTAGATAAGATCCAGAAAGCTGCAGAAGTAGTGGCCAGTGCCGTCCTCCCTCCGACAGAACACCAGGGCATCCGTCTCCACGACAACCACTACCGAGCTGTAGTGGCGCCATCTGCGCCAATAGAAGTAGCTGTACCAGCATGTGCCTACAGCCTGCCTGCTCACAAACTTAAAG GATCAACCCGATGTCCAGGGCAGATCGGAGGCGGCTGGGAAGAGACTGACAGTGGCAACAATTCCTCTCACAACTCATCTCAGGACATCTCCACCAATAGCAGAGCCTCAGCAGGTAGCAAGTCGGCGTGCACCGGGAGCCAATCGGGAGCCAGCAGAGAAAGCAGCGGAGACCTATCAGAGCG GGTTGAAGCGTTGCAGTTGGGCGACTGCGGTCAGGAGATGGCGCTCATTAGCAAGTTGATGGAAGGCTCCAGAGTGTTTCTATCCAACGAGGAGAGCCAGCACTTTACCAAAGA GTGCTCTACTCTCAACTGTGAGGTTGTGGTGGAGTTGCTCTCCAACAGGCTACAAGATCCCTCCAGCACTGTTAACATG AGGGCGTTGTGCGCTGTAGCCTGCCTTATGACTGCCGACCTTCTGTCTCTCGAGCAAATATTTGGAGCAACGCAACGTCGGCTCCGTCAACTCAGCGAGGGCCCTCCAGGACCAGTGGCCAACAAATCCATGAAG ATCCTGAGACAGTTCAAGGCCCTGATGGGTGGCGTTCACGATACCCCCAAACAGGATCAGGCCAGCGACAGTCATCAAGCCAACCAGACGTCCAGCCAACTACTCATTTCACCATTAGTTGTGGGCAACTGTGAGAAACCGCTCCCGGCTCCTATTAGGACTGAGGTGACTGCCATTCAAGACGACGAGGGTATTGAGCCATGTGCCGCCAGACTCTCCCTGTTCAGTGGTATGAATTTGGTGAGCAGGGCAAAGACTACCGAGTCCCACGTAGACCCAGACTCACTACAGGACTCTCTAAAAGAGAACCACCCCAACCCCCCAGCTTCGTCTGAGAGCAGCCAACAGTCGTCCGCTTTCTCGTTTCTCAACTCTTGA
- the ndufaf8 gene encoding NADH dehydrogenase [ubiquinone] 1 alpha subcomplex assembly factor 8, producing the protein MSGSNVWHRSRDKLRRFSEFFAQCSEEASIYGKCVAATTTNRQELKKDQCAKEFAALKMCFENAAKKHSR; encoded by the exons ATGTCAGGGTCAAATGTTTGGCATCGTAGCCGAGATAAATTGAGACGTTTTTCAGAATTCTTTGCACAATGTTCGGAGGAG GCATCAATTTATGGCAAATGTGTTGCAGCGACCACAACAAATAGACAGGAATTGAAGAAAGACCAATGTGCTAAAGAATTTGCAGCCCTCAAGATGTGTTTTGAAAATGCT GCCAAGAAACACTCCAGATGA